From the Alkalispirochaeta americana genome, one window contains:
- a CDS encoding nitroreductase family protein has protein sequence MDYFHWLRTRRTIRKYTETPICESHRAILEEAALRAPSSRSLRPWEFISVTDSRIIHKLSRVKVHGSAFLAEAPYAMVIIADPRTCDVWIEDCAIAAWTVQSAAENLGLGSCWIQLRNRSDSAGRSSRDALAEVLDIPPHYDALAIIAVGHPAESPLPHPETSLLREKIHLNRFGNQG, from the coding sequence ATGGACTATTTTCACTGGCTCAGAACACGACGAACGATCAGGAAATATACCGAAACTCCCATTTGCGAATCCCATCGGGCTATCCTGGAAGAAGCTGCTCTTCGGGCTCCCTCTTCGCGGTCCCTGCGCCCTTGGGAGTTCATCTCCGTCACCGACTCCCGGATTATACACAAACTTTCCCGGGTTAAGGTCCACGGCTCGGCTTTTCTGGCAGAAGCTCCCTACGCCATGGTTATCATCGCCGATCCCCGGACCTGTGATGTCTGGATTGAAGACTGTGCCATTGCCGCCTGGACTGTGCAGTCCGCCGCCGAGAATCTTGGTCTTGGCTCGTGCTGGATACAGCTCAGAAACCGAAGCGACTCTGCAGGAAGATCGTCCCGGGACGCCCTGGCCGAAGTCCTGGACATCCCTCCACATTACGACGCCCTGGCGATTATAGCGGTGGGGCATCCCGCAGAATCACCCCTCCCTCATCCCGAAACGTCTCTTCTCCGGGAGAAGATCCACCTGAACCGCTTCGGGAACCAGGGGTAG
- the codB gene encoding cytosine permease — protein sequence MDNTRPQHVDTDYSLEMVPTTARKGFWPMFVIMLGFTYFSASMSVGANLGNGLDLTGFLWAILIGGVILGAYTGILAYIGSTTGLSLDLLAQRSFGSLGSYLPSALISFTQIGWFGVGVAMFALPVAELSGISPVLLLILAGILMTASAYFGIKGLEVVSFISVPLITVLGIYSMVTATVHGGGLTAIFARSAGDLTIFAAVGMVIGSFVSGGTATPNFVRFARTHKIAVITTVIAFFIGNTLMFAFGAVGGAFTGMDDIFYVMIAQGLAIPAILVLGANIWTTNDNALYTSGLGLSNITKIRKRPMVLIAGAIGTATAMWLYFNFIGWLSFLNATLPPVGAIISLDFFMHRDKYTQDTSPDQTVNWGAIIGVIAGALAGNFVSAGIAAVNAMAVALICYFIADTFIYGKKA from the coding sequence ATGGACAATACCAGGCCGCAGCACGTAGATACCGATTATTCCCTCGAAATGGTTCCGACTACAGCCCGCAAGGGTTTTTGGCCAATGTTTGTAATCATGCTTGGCTTCACCTATTTCTCGGCAAGCATGAGTGTCGGTGCCAACCTCGGAAACGGCCTGGATCTCACGGGCTTTCTCTGGGCCATTCTTATCGGAGGGGTAATCCTTGGCGCGTACACCGGTATCCTGGCCTACATCGGAAGCACCACAGGGTTGAGTCTCGACCTGCTTGCACAGCGGTCGTTCGGGTCTCTTGGATCCTACCTGCCATCGGCACTCATCAGTTTTACCCAGATTGGCTGGTTTGGTGTGGGGGTGGCCATGTTTGCGCTCCCTGTGGCAGAACTTTCGGGAATCAGCCCCGTTCTCTTGCTGATCCTGGCAGGAATTCTCATGACCGCATCGGCCTACTTCGGGATCAAGGGGCTCGAGGTAGTCAGTTTCATTTCTGTCCCTCTCATCACCGTCCTTGGAATATACTCCATGGTGACGGCCACCGTGCACGGAGGTGGGCTGACGGCAATTTTTGCCCGCTCGGCGGGTGATCTTACCATCTTTGCTGCTGTCGGCATGGTTATCGGGTCCTTTGTAAGCGGGGGAACAGCCACTCCCAACTTTGTCCGTTTTGCCCGAACCCACAAGATTGCAGTCATTACGACGGTTATTGCCTTCTTTATCGGGAACACCCTGATGTTTGCCTTCGGAGCTGTTGGGGGAGCCTTCACCGGAATGGATGATATTTTCTACGTGATGATTGCCCAGGGTCTTGCCATACCGGCAATCCTGGTACTGGGAGCAAATATCTGGACCACCAACGATAACGCTCTCTATACATCAGGTTTGGGGCTCTCGAATATCACAAAGATCCGCAAACGACCGATGGTGCTGATCGCAGGCGCAATCGGTACGGCAACAGCAATGTGGCTCTATTTCAACTTCATCGGATGGCTCAGCTTTCTCAACGCAACACTCCCCCCTGTGGGAGCTATTATTTCCCTGGACTTCTTTATGCATCGCGATAAATACACTCAAGACACATCGCCTGACCAGACAGTCAACTGGGGAGCTATTATCGGAGTCATTGCAGGAGCCCTGGCGGGAAACTTTGTGAGTGCAGGGATCGCTGCTGTGAACGCCATGGCGGTTGCCCTTATCTGCTATTTCATTGCCGATACGTTTATCTATGGGAAGAAGGCCTGA
- the codA gene encoding cytosine deaminase: MLIRNLYIENATEPMDIRTRDGIFETIAPDLTPLPGEEAIDCGGKLALPPYVEAHIHLDTCLTAGDPVWNRSGTLFEGIECWSKRKEKLSKKDVKDRVTRAVRKQAARGVQHVRTHVDVTDPSLIALEAILELRDDLRDLMDIQIVAFPQEGILSYPGGKELLKKAVELGADAVGGIPHFEFTREYSVESLNFAMELAQKHDRLVDIHCDEIDDDASRGLETVATRALEMELFDRVTASHTTAMHSYNNAYVVRLMRLLKMSKINFIANPLVNTHLQGRMDTYPKRRGITRVKELMAEGINVAFGNDDLFDPWYPLGNGNMRDVVFLGLHVCQLMGYDDIMEAYKLVTENAAKALHLGEDEYGIKPGNPASFIVVDAENYYDALNNNSTLLYSCRKGALIFAGSSPAGTLYL; the protein is encoded by the coding sequence ATGCTGATACGAAACCTGTATATTGAGAACGCAACGGAGCCGATGGACATACGAACCAGGGACGGTATCTTTGAGACGATTGCCCCCGACCTCACTCCGTTGCCCGGAGAAGAAGCAATTGATTGCGGAGGAAAGCTTGCCCTCCCTCCCTATGTGGAAGCACACATCCATCTGGATACCTGCCTCACGGCGGGAGACCCCGTGTGGAACCGTTCCGGGACCCTCTTTGAAGGAATCGAATGCTGGAGCAAGCGAAAAGAGAAGCTTTCGAAAAAAGATGTAAAAGACCGGGTGACGCGAGCCGTCCGAAAGCAGGCAGCCCGGGGTGTCCAGCATGTTCGAACCCACGTGGACGTGACAGATCCTTCACTGATAGCACTGGAGGCGATTCTGGAACTCAGAGACGATCTGAGAGACCTCATGGACATCCAGATTGTTGCCTTTCCCCAGGAAGGGATTCTGAGCTACCCCGGCGGAAAAGAGTTGTTGAAGAAAGCGGTTGAGCTGGGGGCTGACGCAGTGGGAGGGATACCACACTTTGAGTTTACCCGGGAGTACAGCGTGGAATCCCTCAATTTTGCCATGGAACTGGCTCAGAAACATGACAGACTCGTTGATATTCATTGCGATGAAATAGACGACGATGCGTCTCGGGGACTTGAGACGGTGGCCACACGAGCCCTGGAGATGGAACTGTTTGACAGGGTTACGGCAAGCCACACCACCGCCATGCACTCCTACAATAATGCCTATGTGGTACGGCTCATGCGCCTCCTGAAGATGAGCAAGATCAATTTCATCGCCAATCCCCTGGTGAACACCCACTTGCAGGGAAGAATGGACACCTACCCGAAGCGGCGAGGCATTACACGTGTGAAAGAACTGATGGCAGAGGGAATAAACGTGGCCTTTGGAAACGATGATCTCTTCGACCCCTGGTATCCCCTGGGAAACGGCAATATGCGGGATGTGGTGTTTCTGGGCCTCCATGTGTGTCAACTCATGGGGTACGACGATATCATGGAGGCCTACAAACTTGTCACAGAAAATGCCGCAAAAGCACTTCATCTTGGCGAAGATGAGTACGGAATAAAACCCGGAAATCCAGCGAGTTTCATCGTGGTTGACGCCGAAAACTACTACGATGCCCTGAACAATAATTCCACTCTTCTCTATTCGTGCAGAAAGGGGGCACTCATCTTCGCAGGATCATCACCTGCGGGAACACTCTACCTCTGA